One Chaetodon trifascialis isolate fChaTrf1 chromosome 13, fChaTrf1.hap1, whole genome shotgun sequence DNA segment encodes these proteins:
- the tomm20a gene encoding translocase of outer mitochondrial membrane 20, with protein MMSGKSAAIAGVCGALFVAYCIYFDRKRRSDPRFKEKLRERRRRQNASYEKSGLAKLPDLKDAEAVQKFFLEEIQLGEELLSQGEFEKGVDHLTNAIAVCGQPQQLLQVLQQTLPPPVFQMLLTKLPTISQRIISSQTLTEDDVE; from the exons ATGATGAGCGGCAAGAGCGCGGCAATTGCCGGAGTGTGTGGAGCCCTTTTTGTCGCATATTGTATTTATTTCGACAGAAAGCGACGGAGTGACCCTCGCTTCAAGGAAAAGCTACGTGAAC GAAGAAGAAGGCAGAATGCTTCTTACGAGAAGTCTGGACTGGCAAAG CTGCCTGATTTGAAGGACGCGGAAGCTGTTCAGAAATTCTTTCTGGAGGAAATCCAGCTGGGAGAGGAGCTCCTGTCTCAAG GTGAATTCGAGAAAGGTGTGGACCACCTCACCAATGCGATTGCGGTATGCGGTCAgcctcagcagctgcttcaggtGCTCCAGCAGACGCTGCCACCTCCAGTCTTCCAAATGCTGCTCACCAAACTGCCCACCATCAGCCAG CGAATCATCAGCTCACAGACTTTAACAGAAGATGACgtggaatga